From the genome of Prunus persica cultivar Lovell chromosome G8, Prunus_persica_NCBIv2, whole genome shotgun sequence:
tcaattttcaaaccaagatatgtaaatataaaatttttttaaggaaattcaaaaagaaataagggcatttttgtctattttagttttttttacaaatatttctctctctcttttgacCTTTTTCAAAATGTTTCAAAATATTAATGGAAGTATGAAAGTGATAGTAAAAATAAACGTTGAGAATGAAAAtgagaagagaaaacttcatgTAAAATTTGCAGATGGTAAAGTAAAATTTACCTAATATAATATTGGCTTCTGAAATAGGATGAGATTGAAATAACAATAAGATGGGATCAGATTGTTgcaatacaattttatttctttaaattgaaaaaaagatgaagagtaGAAGAAACTAACCTCACAACTGTCTCTTGGGACATCTCCATAATTGCTGAAGCCATTAATAGCCCCTCCTGCAATATAGAGAATCgaaaacttaattaattatacaataaaaaatatatatattatgtataaTTTTAATCTCTGTAAAATTTGGGCGGATATATGCTTCTGAATACCTGATCACCAGTTTAATATTTTGCAAAATGAGTGCTTCGACACAGAGGGAGCTGAAGGTGGaatttatacaaatatatagTATAATATTACACTGTAGCTTGAGTCCCTACGTGAGTCAATTAACAATTGTCAAAAATACCTTAACGAAAAGTAGCTTAATACTGCAGTATAAACGAAAAGtaggaatttttatttttaatttataattattttataattttataattgttaattgattcttttaatttattttatctattttattttattttatcagtTGATGTGGCTTTTATATATGATCTGATTGTCTTCTTATTCAATGACTCTCTTgaagtttcttctttcttttttggttggattaaaaaaaaaggctcaTAATAAGGGCCCAATTTCTCTTGCCTATGTAAAGGCTCTCTCACACTAGACAAGGCAGATACTAGTTCTTTACTTTGTGCTAATTACTGCCTTAATCTTGTTGATCcaatatggttgtacaagtaTTATGATATGGGTACACGatcttgtttaattttcttcctttttgatCCAATTTTGAACATCAACATTTTTCAGCATTGTAGAACATATTGCACCAGGAGAATTGTCACCACGTACGAAAGAATGCATCGATCCATAATGAGCCTTATGTcatagaaaatttaattaggtgttttatttatctatttgtAGTACCTGATTTTGATATGTTGTTTATGATGTGTTTTCAGTTGGGCAGTTGAGGAATCTGCGACTGGAGATGAAGGTTATAGACCAAGGAGAGGATGGCCAACAATAGTAGAGAGCATTTTTTATCGAGGTCGGTCATTTCTTCCACAGTGGGAGAGGGCATTTTTGGCATCATGTTTATTTGGGGTCTTAATAGATCCTTTACTATTTTATATTCCTATCGTCAACAAGGATACCAAGTGCATCAGGTTGGACAACAGTTTGAAGGGAGCGGTTATTTCCCTACGATCGATAATGGATCTATTTTATGTAGTGAACATTGTTATTCAAATTTATGCCGAACTTAAAGTTCCAACATTTAGGGTCATGGGGAGATCATATCTCCGTACCATAGTTTTAACAAAAGGAACCATATTAGTTGAAGATGCTTTGGCAATGGCTAACAGGATTTGGAGGATCTCATCACACATCTTAATTGACATTTTATCGGTTCTTCCCATTCCACAGGTATGAGAAAATTGGTTTACCAATCTCTCTTTTAAAAGTATTTGAAATTCGGATATGTGAATATAAGCTAAATTAACTGTTGGCTTAATCCATTGCACTGTGTCCAGGCAGTGATCCTTATCTTCATGGACTCTAGTTCTTTGAATACGAGGAAGTTTTTGGCTTTTCTTGCTCTGTTGCAATATGTACCACGAGTTCTTCGTATCTACTTATTGTGTACCAAACTCAACAAGCCTCCTGCTAAAGAGACTGAGATATGGATTTTATTTCAAGGCGctttcagtttctttttgtACATCCTTGCTAGTCATGTAAGTTTCAATCTTCATGTAGTAATTTATCTCAAGTGATGCTCCATTTAGTTTCCAAGTTTTGGTTGGATTTCTTGGCTGGAAACCTTGTCACCAATTTATGAACAAAATGAACATCATTTAATTTCCTATGAATTATATATACTTTGCAGAAACGTTTCTCAAAAGTTTGTTCACTAACTTGTTGATGTTCTTAGGTATTTGGAGCTTTCTGGTACTTTTTAGCTATCCAGCGAGAGACGGTTTGCTGGCAAAATGCTTGTCGAAACAACAATGGATGTCAACCTACTACCTTCTACTGCAATGGTCGTTCAATCAGAAACATCACATTTCCGGACGACTTATGCTCTATGAATCCACACAATACTAATGCAACACCCTTTGATTTTGGTATGTTTGTTGAGGCTGTCCAGTCTGGTGTGTTGGAGTCAACAAATTTACCgaaaaaattctttcattgtttCTGGTGGGGCTTGCGAAATCTAAGGTTTGAACATAATTTTGCATTACTGTATTTTTTAGAAGGAACAAATTTACAACTGTCTGGATCCTAACGTTACTCTTTTACGTTGCCTAAaatcacacacacatatgtatAAATGGTGTTTTAACTTGTAATGTCTTTAACATAGATGAGAGGtcctagaatattttattacttgcAGCACATTGAATTTATTACTTGCAGTAAATTGAATATATTTCTTCTGTTTCGAATCTGCAGTTCTCTCGGGCAAAACCTCGAGACGAGTAACTATACATgggaaaatatctttgccatttttatttctctaAGTGGCTTGCTCCTGGTTGTACTATACCTCCCTACAAATTTGAAGGTTGGTGCCAGAACTTCTAAATTAAACATAATGTATCTTAATTAACTTAGGGTTCGAATGGGAGTGGTTCTGAATAAGCAAAAAATACTTCTCCATAGAATCACTTTAAGTagttttaagtgattttctgGAGAATGACATAAGATATGCTTCTCCCCTAAAGTGATTTTAGGAGGGCAGAATTTTTCCCAAATGGCTCTTGGAGTTTTGTTGTAAGGATCTCAATCTTGGAGTTCATCAAACAATTATTTTGGCTTAATAAAGCTAGATggtgatatttttttataaaaaataaaatcgaaAAATTATATAGAGACTAGATGTCGTTTGACAAATTGGTCATTGGCAAAGCTAGATGGTGTTGACATGGAAATTAGGGTTAAAAGAACTCATGATTGTCATGTAACAGATACGTATGGAGTTGGTAACTAGAACATCAGCCAAGATGAGAAATATACAGCAGCAGGAAACGAAATATCGAGAGGTACTACGCTGGTTATCTGAAAATAACAT
Proteins encoded in this window:
- the LOC18768822 gene encoding cyclic nucleotide-gated ion channel 1, whose translation is MANNSREHFLSRIWRISSHILIDILSVLPIPQAVILIFMDSSSLNTRKFLAFLALLQYVPRVLRIYLLCTKLNKPPAKETEIWILFQGAFSFFLYILASHVFGAFWYFLAIQRETVCWQNACRNNNGCQPTTFYCNGRSIRNITFPDDLCSMNPHNTNATPFDFGMFVEAVQSGVLESTNLPKKFFHCFWWGLRNLSSLGQNLETSNYTWENIFAIFISLSGLLLVVLYLPTNLKIRMELVTRTSAKMRNIQQQETKYREVLRWLSENNIPEDMKGTIMQKVDEQLEPNKDVHVENILHILPLEQKGFIKRHLCWPIMKEVSSPHLQSVQFFVTLISKGRC